The following coding sequences lie in one Oryctolagus cuniculus chromosome 7, mOryCun1.1, whole genome shotgun sequence genomic window:
- the LOC100349925 gene encoding small EDRK-rich factor 2: MTRGNQRELARQNNMKKQSDSVKGKRRDDGLSAAARKQRDSEIMQQKQKKANEKKEEPK, from the coding sequence ATGACCCGCGGTAACCAGCGTGAACTCGCCCGCCAGAATAATATGAAAAAGCAGAGCGACTCGGTTAAGGGAAAGCGCCGAGATGACGGGCTGTCTGCTGCCGCCCGCAAGCAGAGGGACTCGGAGATCATGCAGCAGAAGCAGAAAAAGGCAAACGAGAAGAAGGAGGAACCCAAGTAG